A portion of the Drosophila sechellia strain sech25 chromosome 2R, ASM438219v1, whole genome shotgun sequence genome contains these proteins:
- the LOC6608797 gene encoding uncharacterized protein LOC6608797 isoform X5, with protein sequence MNLMFRKNFREGASKTGGGGGKLQSKANRTKRSRDMGLVQQPEEIHYRTHLFFSPNRPGYDVGEVNFGGGASSGVTRAEPISLATLDRDCFIIPVHSVDRFLPAGIPLPALSADGKATSPLSVLEVSDPKLCILVHLMSPLEAIDPVMESPLAHPLLKQRSIAAELVTEVQQANTAVGGMLLANMEKSSEFPFISYYLINTLQTDPSSFYAGLRVSSLSKFEPKALKYTAAHTLDLYSEVAAICRPPLVLPSNEVGSFKKSQTAATGYIISVFKVFEGDDGERFEKNWLYWTGARMLYRYLPRAAGLRRIALHKSTSQKGDKMYLLVCECAELLKDISLAAFLIPALRARLCGYTGLYRPIQAF encoded by the exons ATGAATTTAATGTTTCGCAAGAATTTCCGCGAGGGGGCCAGCAAAacgggcggcggcggcggaaaGCTGCAGTCGAAGGCCAACAGGACGAAGCGCTCCCGGGACATGGGACTCGTCCAGCAGCCGGAGGAGATCCACTACAGGACCCATCTCTTCTTCTCGCCCAACCGACCCGGCTACGATGTGGGCGAAG TGAACTTTGGTGGCGGCGCCAGCTCGGGAGTCACACGAGCGGAACCAATCTCATTGGCCACCCTGGATCGCGACTGCTTCATCATTCCCGTGCACAGTGTGGACCGATTCCTGCCAGCTGGCATTCCT CTGCCCGCCTTAAGTGCCGATGGTAAGGCCACAAGCCCTCTAAGTGTCCTGGAAGTCTCCGATCCGAAGCTGTGCATCCTAGTGCACTTGATGAGTCCCCTGGAGGCCATAGATCCGGTGATGGAGTCGCCACTAGCGCATCCGCTGCTCAAACAGCGCTCCATTGCCGCCGAATTGGTGACCGAAGTGCAGCAGGCCAATACGGCAGTGGGCGGAATGCTGCTGGCCAACATGGAGAAGAGCT CTGAGTTCCCCTTCATCTCGTACTACCTGATCAATACGCTGCAAACGGATCCTTCCAGCTTCTATGCTGGCCTGCGCGTCTCCTCGCTGTCCAAGTTTGAGCCAAAGGCCCTCAA ATACACTGCCGCCCACACACTGGATCTGTACAGCGAGGTGGCTGCCATTTGCCGGCCGCCGTTGGTTTTGCCCTCCAACGAGGTGGGCAGCTTCAAGAAGTCGCAGACCGCGGCCACCGGCTACATTATTAGCGTGTTCAAG GTTTTCGAGGGCGACGATGGCGAACGATTCGAAAAGAACTGGCTCTACTGGACTGGAGCACGGATGTTGTACAG GTACCTGCCACGTGCCGCGGGCTTGAGGCGCATCGCCCTGCACAAGAGCACCTCGCAGAAGGGCGACAAGATGTATCTGCTGGTTTGCGAGTGCGCCGAGCTGCTGAAGGACATCTCGCTGGCCGCCTTCCTGATTCCGGCGCTGCGGGCGCGGCTGTGCGGATACACCGGACTCTATCGACCAATACAGGCCTTCTAG
- the LOC6608797 gene encoding uncharacterized protein LOC6608797 isoform X2, protein MNLMFRKNFREGASKTGGGGGKLQSKANRTKRSRDMGLVQQPEEIHYRTHLFFSPNRPGYDVGEERCSALSGIPSTPLSSTAPSLALPGNLPYELDMPQPLVDRRPSVSLMRWNSSGPVNFGGGASSGVTRAEPISLATLDRDCFIIPVHSVDRFLPAGIPLPALSADGKATSPLSVLEVSDPKLCILVHLMSPLEAIDPVMESPLAHPLLKQRSIAAELVTEVQQANTAVGGMLLANMEKSSEFPFISYYLINTLQTDPSSFYAGLRVSSLSKFEPKALKYTAAHTLDLYSEVAAICRPPLVLPSNEVGSFKKSQTAATGYIISVFKVFEGDDGERFEKNWLYWTGARMLYRYLPRAAGLRRIALHKSTSQKGDKMYLLVCECAELLKDISLAAFLIPALRARLCGYTGLYRPIQAF, encoded by the exons ATGAATTTAATGTTTCGCAAGAATTTCCGCGAGGGGGCCAGCAAAacgggcggcggcggcggaaaGCTGCAGTCGAAGGCCAACAGGACGAAGCGCTCCCGGGACATGGGACTCGTCCAGCAGCCGGAGGAGATCCACTACAGGACCCATCTCTTCTTCTCGCCCAACCGACCCGGCTACGATGTGGGCGAAG AACGATGTAGCGCCCTGTCAGGCATCCCGAGCACCCCGCTCTCGAGCACCGCCCCCTCGCTGGCCCTGCCAGGCAACCTGCCCTACGAGCTGGACATGCCGCAGCCGCTGGTCGACCGCCGGCCATCCGTCTCCCTGATGCGCTGGAACAGCAGCGGACCGG TGAACTTTGGTGGCGGCGCCAGCTCGGGAGTCACACGAGCGGAACCAATCTCATTGGCCACCCTGGATCGCGACTGCTTCATCATTCCCGTGCACAGTGTGGACCGATTCCTGCCAGCTGGCATTCCT CTGCCCGCCTTAAGTGCCGATGGTAAGGCCACAAGCCCTCTAAGTGTCCTGGAAGTCTCCGATCCGAAGCTGTGCATCCTAGTGCACTTGATGAGTCCCCTGGAGGCCATAGATCCGGTGATGGAGTCGCCACTAGCGCATCCGCTGCTCAAACAGCGCTCCATTGCCGCCGAATTGGTGACCGAAGTGCAGCAGGCCAATACGGCAGTGGGCGGAATGCTGCTGGCCAACATGGAGAAGAGCT CTGAGTTCCCCTTCATCTCGTACTACCTGATCAATACGCTGCAAACGGATCCTTCCAGCTTCTATGCTGGCCTGCGCGTCTCCTCGCTGTCCAAGTTTGAGCCAAAGGCCCTCAA ATACACTGCCGCCCACACACTGGATCTGTACAGCGAGGTGGCTGCCATTTGCCGGCCGCCGTTGGTTTTGCCCTCCAACGAGGTGGGCAGCTTCAAGAAGTCGCAGACCGCGGCCACCGGCTACATTATTAGCGTGTTCAAG GTTTTCGAGGGCGACGATGGCGAACGATTCGAAAAGAACTGGCTCTACTGGACTGGAGCACGGATGTTGTACAG GTACCTGCCACGTGCCGCGGGCTTGAGGCGCATCGCCCTGCACAAGAGCACCTCGCAGAAGGGCGACAAGATGTATCTGCTGGTTTGCGAGTGCGCCGAGCTGCTGAAGGACATCTCGCTGGCCGCCTTCCTGATTCCGGCGCTGCGGGCGCGGCTGTGCGGATACACCGGACTCTATCGACCAATACAGGCCTTCTAG
- the LOC6608797 gene encoding uncharacterized protein LOC6608797 isoform X4, protein MSERGSGGAVTGGRHARVSPTPGRGSKIAYTPCPRSEPPQDLALAVPPPPRNCLAIPMSSLQTANGPGTKVNFGGGASSGVTRAEPISLATLDRDCFIIPVHSVDRFLPAGIPLPALSADGKATSPLSVLEVSDPKLCILVHLMSPLEAIDPVMESPLAHPLLKQRSIAAELVTEVQQANTAVGGMLLANMEKSSEFPFISYYLINTLQTDPSSFYAGLRVSSLSKFEPKALKYTAAHTLDLYSEVAAICRPPLVLPSNEVGSFKKSQTAATGYIISVFKVFEGDDGERFEKNWLYWTGARMLYRYLPRAAGLRRIALHKSTSQKGDKMYLLVCECAELLKDISLAAFLIPALRARLCGYTGLYRPIQAF, encoded by the exons ATGAGCGAACGGGGCAGCGGGGGAGCGGTGACGGGGGGGCGTCATGCTCGCGTTAGTCCAACGCCAGGACGCGGCAGCAagattgcgtatacgccgtgtCCGCGCTCCGAACCGCCGCAGGATCTGGCGCTCGCCGTTCCGCCGCCGCCGCGCAACTGCCTGGCCATCCCGATGTCCTCACTGCAAACGGCCAATGGACCCGGCACAAAAG TGAACTTTGGTGGCGGCGCCAGCTCGGGAGTCACACGAGCGGAACCAATCTCATTGGCCACCCTGGATCGCGACTGCTTCATCATTCCCGTGCACAGTGTGGACCGATTCCTGCCAGCTGGCATTCCT CTGCCCGCCTTAAGTGCCGATGGTAAGGCCACAAGCCCTCTAAGTGTCCTGGAAGTCTCCGATCCGAAGCTGTGCATCCTAGTGCACTTGATGAGTCCCCTGGAGGCCATAGATCCGGTGATGGAGTCGCCACTAGCGCATCCGCTGCTCAAACAGCGCTCCATTGCCGCCGAATTGGTGACCGAAGTGCAGCAGGCCAATACGGCAGTGGGCGGAATGCTGCTGGCCAACATGGAGAAGAGCT CTGAGTTCCCCTTCATCTCGTACTACCTGATCAATACGCTGCAAACGGATCCTTCCAGCTTCTATGCTGGCCTGCGCGTCTCCTCGCTGTCCAAGTTTGAGCCAAAGGCCCTCAA ATACACTGCCGCCCACACACTGGATCTGTACAGCGAGGTGGCTGCCATTTGCCGGCCGCCGTTGGTTTTGCCCTCCAACGAGGTGGGCAGCTTCAAGAAGTCGCAGACCGCGGCCACCGGCTACATTATTAGCGTGTTCAAG GTTTTCGAGGGCGACGATGGCGAACGATTCGAAAAGAACTGGCTCTACTGGACTGGAGCACGGATGTTGTACAG GTACCTGCCACGTGCCGCGGGCTTGAGGCGCATCGCCCTGCACAAGAGCACCTCGCAGAAGGGCGACAAGATGTATCTGCTGGTTTGCGAGTGCGCCGAGCTGCTGAAGGACATCTCGCTGGCCGCCTTCCTGATTCCGGCGCTGCGGGCGCGGCTGTGCGGATACACCGGACTCTATCGACCAATACAGGCCTTCTAG
- the LOC6608797 gene encoding uncharacterized protein LOC6608797 isoform X1 produces the protein MNLMFRKNFREGASKTGGGGGKLQSKANRTKRSRDMGLVQQPEEIHYRTHLFFSPNRPGYDVGEERCSALSGIPSTPLSSTAPSLALPGNLPYELDMPQPLVDRRPSVSLMRWNSSGPGTECNSNSNGNSASNSLIRLQQQTQQQMQQQMQQQLQQQLQQQLQQQMQQQQQHLLATATATTLGYADATVATATTTLLAAAAAATRQVNFGGGASSGVTRAEPISLATLDRDCFIIPVHSVDRFLPAGIPLPALSADGKATSPLSVLEVSDPKLCILVHLMSPLEAIDPVMESPLAHPLLKQRSIAAELVTEVQQANTAVGGMLLANMEKSSEFPFISYYLINTLQTDPSSFYAGLRVSSLSKFEPKALKYTAAHTLDLYSEVAAICRPPLVLPSNEVGSFKKSQTAATGYIISVFKVFEGDDGERFEKNWLYWTGARMLYRYLPRAAGLRRIALHKSTSQKGDKMYLLVCECAELLKDISLAAFLIPALRARLCGYTGLYRPIQAF, from the exons ATGAATTTAATGTTTCGCAAGAATTTCCGCGAGGGGGCCAGCAAAacgggcggcggcggcggaaaGCTGCAGTCGAAGGCCAACAGGACGAAGCGCTCCCGGGACATGGGACTCGTCCAGCAGCCGGAGGAGATCCACTACAGGACCCATCTCTTCTTCTCGCCCAACCGACCCGGCTACGATGTGGGCGAAG AACGATGTAGCGCCCTGTCAGGCATCCCGAGCACCCCGCTCTCGAGCACCGCCCCCTCGCTGGCCCTGCCAGGCAACCTGCCCTACGAGCTGGACATGCCGCAGCCGCTGGTCGACCGCCGGCCATCCGTCTCCCTGATGCGCTGGAACAGCAGCGGACCGGGTACGGagtgcaacagcaacagcaacggcaacaGCGCCAGTAACAGTTTGATCCGCCTGCAGCAGCAGACgcagcagcaaatgcagcagcaaatgcagcagcaactacagcagcaactgcagcagcagctgcagcagcaaatgcagcagcagcagcaacatctattggcaacagcaacagcaacaacactgGGGTACGCTGATGCAACGGTGGccacggcaacaacaacattgcTAGCGGCCGCAGCTGCAGCCACGCGGCAAG TGAACTTTGGTGGCGGCGCCAGCTCGGGAGTCACACGAGCGGAACCAATCTCATTGGCCACCCTGGATCGCGACTGCTTCATCATTCCCGTGCACAGTGTGGACCGATTCCTGCCAGCTGGCATTCCT CTGCCCGCCTTAAGTGCCGATGGTAAGGCCACAAGCCCTCTAAGTGTCCTGGAAGTCTCCGATCCGAAGCTGTGCATCCTAGTGCACTTGATGAGTCCCCTGGAGGCCATAGATCCGGTGATGGAGTCGCCACTAGCGCATCCGCTGCTCAAACAGCGCTCCATTGCCGCCGAATTGGTGACCGAAGTGCAGCAGGCCAATACGGCAGTGGGCGGAATGCTGCTGGCCAACATGGAGAAGAGCT CTGAGTTCCCCTTCATCTCGTACTACCTGATCAATACGCTGCAAACGGATCCTTCCAGCTTCTATGCTGGCCTGCGCGTCTCCTCGCTGTCCAAGTTTGAGCCAAAGGCCCTCAA ATACACTGCCGCCCACACACTGGATCTGTACAGCGAGGTGGCTGCCATTTGCCGGCCGCCGTTGGTTTTGCCCTCCAACGAGGTGGGCAGCTTCAAGAAGTCGCAGACCGCGGCCACCGGCTACATTATTAGCGTGTTCAAG GTTTTCGAGGGCGACGATGGCGAACGATTCGAAAAGAACTGGCTCTACTGGACTGGAGCACGGATGTTGTACAG GTACCTGCCACGTGCCGCGGGCTTGAGGCGCATCGCCCTGCACAAGAGCACCTCGCAGAAGGGCGACAAGATGTATCTGCTGGTTTGCGAGTGCGCCGAGCTGCTGAAGGACATCTCGCTGGCCGCCTTCCTGATTCCGGCGCTGCGGGCGCGGCTGTGCGGATACACCGGACTCTATCGACCAATACAGGCCTTCTAG
- the LOC6608799 gene encoding sodium-dependent nutrient amino acid transporter 1 translates to MDDAAEYQKLRRNMKGDQGSSEGHPGSNDGISSVIYSAEGEELTINCEAESESSGQRDQWSRGVEFLFSCIALSVGLGNVWRFPFIALENGGGAFLIPYVIVLLLIGRPVYYLEVIIGQFSSRGCIRAFDMAPIMRGIAYGQVYSTALATTYYACIMALTIRYLVASFSEVLPWTYCLVEWGKSCVATGATAANDSSIVQGVSSAELFFTQTVLREPESLDDNGLGTPSWDLVLCLLATWVIIGTILSKGIRSSGKASYFLALFPYVIMVVLLIRAVTLPGAWQGIVYFLKPQWSQLLNPHVWYAAITQMFFSLAICFGTLVMYASFNDFNKNVLKDVIIITTIDSLTSILAGCIIFGILGNLAFETKTKDISQVVKGGAGLAFISYPEAIAKFKYLPQLFAVLFFFMLLVLGIGSNIGMASAVVNVVKDRFTHLPHWLLAVGASIIGFLCGLVYMTPGGQFVLNLVDFYGCTFIALVLAIAELLAVGWIYGVKRICSDIEFMLNLKTSFYWRICWAIVAPGLMFLVLVYMLFSYEPLSYRGVQYPPVYYMAGWIIWGLGVLQLPFWALVTIYQQPGKTFGSKFRMAMQPTANWGPLQTQKFEAYILHRKREADFKSPRGGYLFDNIFG, encoded by the exons ATGGATGATGCTGCAGAATACCAGAAGCTCCGGCGAAACATGAAGGGAGACCAAGGATCGAGTGAAGGACATCCAGGTTCAAATGATGGCATCAGCAGTGTGATCTACAGCGCGGAAGGAGAAGAG CTTACCATAAATTGTGAGGCGGAATCGGAGTCATCCGGCCAGCGAGATCAGTGGAGCAGGGGAGTGGAATTCCTCTTCTCCTGCATCGCCCTATCCGTTGGCCTTGGCAATGTCTGGCGATTTCCGTTCATTGCTCTGGAGAATGGCGGTGGCGCCTTTCTCATACCCTACGTGATTGTGCTCCTGCTGATTGGCAGACCGGTTTACTATCTGGAGGTCATCATTGGTCAGTTCTCGAGCCGTGGTTGCATCAGGGCCTTCGATATGGCACCTATAATGAGGG GAATTGCCTATGGTCAGGTGTATTCCACCGCCTTGGCCACCACCTACTACGCCTGCATTATGGCCTTGACCATCAGGTATTTGGTGGCCAGTTTCAGTGAGGTCCTGCCCTGGACATATTGCCTGGTGGAATGGGGCAAAAGTTGCGTGGCCACGGGAGCCACAGCTGCCAATGACTCATCCATTGTGCAGGGAGTTTCCTCCGCCGAGCTGTTTTTCAC GCAAACGGTTCTGAGGGAGCCCGAATCGCTGGACGATAATGGCCTGGGTACTCCCAGTTGGGATCTGGTTTTGTGTCTCCTGGCCACTTGGGTGATCATCGGCACTATTTTGTCAAAGGGCATTCGCAGTTCTGGGAAAGCTTCCTATTTCCTGGCCCTGTTTCCCTATGTGATCATGGTCGTACTCCTCATTCGGGCGGTCACTTTACCTGGTGCCTGGCAGGGAATTGTGTACTTCCTGAAACCCCAGTGGTCACAGCTGCTCAATCCGCACGTGTGGTACGCGGCCATCACCCAGATGTTCTTCTCGCTGGCCATCTGCTTCGGAACGCTGGTCATGTACGCCTCCTTCAATGATTTCAACAAGAATGTGCTCAA AGATGTGATAATAATCACCACCATAGATTCTCTTACATCCATTCTGGCTGGTTGCATCATCTTTGGAATTCTGGGCAACCTGGCCTTTGAGACCAAAACCAAGGATATTTCGCAGGTGGTCAAGGGTGGAGCTGGTCTAGCGTTCATCTCCTATCCCGAGGCCATTGCCAAGTTCAAGTACCTGCCCCAACTGTTCGCCGTGCTGTTCTTCTTCATGCTCCTGGTCCTGGGCATAGGATCGAATATTGGAATGGCCTCGGCGGTGGTGAATGTGGTGAAGGATCGATTCACCCATTTGCCGCACTGGCTGCTGGCCGTGGGTGCTTCGATAATTGGATTCCTATGTGGTCTGGTGTACATGACTCCGGGCGGACAGTTCGTACTGAATCTCGTCGACTTTTATGGCTGCACTTTTATAGCCCTGGTCTTGGCCATTGCAGAGCTGTTGGCAGTGGGCTGGATTTACGGCGTGAAGCGCATCTGCAGCGACATTGAGTTCATGCTGAATCTGAAGACCAGCTTCTACTGGCGCATCTGCTGGGCCATTGTGGCACCTGGTCTGATGTTCCTGGTCCTCGTCTACATGCTCTTCAGCTACGAACCTCTGTCGTACAGGGGGGTTCAGTATCCTCCGGTCTACTATATGGCTGGCTGGATTATCTGGGGACTGGGTGTGCTGCAGCTGCCCTTCTGGGCTTTGGTCACGATTTACCAGCAGCCAGGAAAGACTTTTGGCAGT AAATTTCGAATGGCCATGCAACCCACTGCCAATTGGGGTCCATTGCAGACGCAGAAGTTCGAGGCCTACATACTCCATCGAAAACGCGAGGCGGACTTTAAGAGTCCACGTGGCGGATACTTGTTCGACAATATCTTTGGTTAA
- the LOC6608797 gene encoding uncharacterized protein LOC6608797 isoform X3, translating into MYLYNFREGASKTGGGGGKLQSKANRTKRSRDMGLVQQPEEIHYRTHLFFSPNRPGYDVGEERCSALSGIPSTPLSSTAPSLALPGNLPYELDMPQPLVDRRPSVSLMRWNSSGPVNFGGGASSGVTRAEPISLATLDRDCFIIPVHSVDRFLPAGIPLPALSADGKATSPLSVLEVSDPKLCILVHLMSPLEAIDPVMESPLAHPLLKQRSIAAELVTEVQQANTAVGGMLLANMEKSSEFPFISYYLINTLQTDPSSFYAGLRVSSLSKFEPKALKYTAAHTLDLYSEVAAICRPPLVLPSNEVGSFKKSQTAATGYIISVFKVFEGDDGERFEKNWLYWTGARMLYRYLPRAAGLRRIALHKSTSQKGDKMYLLVCECAELLKDISLAAFLIPALRARLCGYTGLYRPIQAF; encoded by the exons ATGtatctatat AATTTCCGCGAGGGGGCCAGCAAAacgggcggcggcggcggaaaGCTGCAGTCGAAGGCCAACAGGACGAAGCGCTCCCGGGACATGGGACTCGTCCAGCAGCCGGAGGAGATCCACTACAGGACCCATCTCTTCTTCTCGCCCAACCGACCCGGCTACGATGTGGGCGAAG AACGATGTAGCGCCCTGTCAGGCATCCCGAGCACCCCGCTCTCGAGCACCGCCCCCTCGCTGGCCCTGCCAGGCAACCTGCCCTACGAGCTGGACATGCCGCAGCCGCTGGTCGACCGCCGGCCATCCGTCTCCCTGATGCGCTGGAACAGCAGCGGACCGG TGAACTTTGGTGGCGGCGCCAGCTCGGGAGTCACACGAGCGGAACCAATCTCATTGGCCACCCTGGATCGCGACTGCTTCATCATTCCCGTGCACAGTGTGGACCGATTCCTGCCAGCTGGCATTCCT CTGCCCGCCTTAAGTGCCGATGGTAAGGCCACAAGCCCTCTAAGTGTCCTGGAAGTCTCCGATCCGAAGCTGTGCATCCTAGTGCACTTGATGAGTCCCCTGGAGGCCATAGATCCGGTGATGGAGTCGCCACTAGCGCATCCGCTGCTCAAACAGCGCTCCATTGCCGCCGAATTGGTGACCGAAGTGCAGCAGGCCAATACGGCAGTGGGCGGAATGCTGCTGGCCAACATGGAGAAGAGCT CTGAGTTCCCCTTCATCTCGTACTACCTGATCAATACGCTGCAAACGGATCCTTCCAGCTTCTATGCTGGCCTGCGCGTCTCCTCGCTGTCCAAGTTTGAGCCAAAGGCCCTCAA ATACACTGCCGCCCACACACTGGATCTGTACAGCGAGGTGGCTGCCATTTGCCGGCCGCCGTTGGTTTTGCCCTCCAACGAGGTGGGCAGCTTCAAGAAGTCGCAGACCGCGGCCACCGGCTACATTATTAGCGTGTTCAAG GTTTTCGAGGGCGACGATGGCGAACGATTCGAAAAGAACTGGCTCTACTGGACTGGAGCACGGATGTTGTACAG GTACCTGCCACGTGCCGCGGGCTTGAGGCGCATCGCCCTGCACAAGAGCACCTCGCAGAAGGGCGACAAGATGTATCTGCTGGTTTGCGAGTGCGCCGAGCTGCTGAAGGACATCTCGCTGGCCGCCTTCCTGATTCCGGCGCTGCGGGCGCGGCTGTGCGGATACACCGGACTCTATCGACCAATACAGGCCTTCTAG
- the LOC6608797 gene encoding uncharacterized protein LOC6608797 isoform X6 produces MCEKAVQKAWEMNKFQLNMDFEPTVLDCERTHPKRNKLANLMHWLKNLNECPPEPLKCDYMMNFGGGASSGVTRAEPISLATLDRDCFIIPVHSVDRFLPAGIPLPALSADGKATSPLSVLEVSDPKLCILVHLMSPLEAIDPVMESPLAHPLLKQRSIAAELVTEVQQANTAVGGMLLANMEKSSEFPFISYYLINTLQTDPSSFYAGLRVSSLSKFEPKALKYTAAHTLDLYSEVAAICRPPLVLPSNEVGSFKKSQTAATGYIISVFKVFEGDDGERFEKNWLYWTGARMLYRYLPRAAGLRRIALHKSTSQKGDKMYLLVCECAELLKDISLAAFLIPALRARLCGYTGLYRPIQAF; encoded by the exons ATGTGTGAGAAGGCAGTGCAAAAAGCCTGGGAGATGAACAAATTCCAGCTAAATATGGACTTTGAGCCAACCGTTCTCGATTGCGAAAGGACGCATCCGAAGCGCAACAAATTGGCCAACCTGATGCACTGGCTCAAGAACCTCAACGAATGCCCGCCGGAGCCCCTGAAATGCGACTATATGA TGAACTTTGGTGGCGGCGCCAGCTCGGGAGTCACACGAGCGGAACCAATCTCATTGGCCACCCTGGATCGCGACTGCTTCATCATTCCCGTGCACAGTGTGGACCGATTCCTGCCAGCTGGCATTCCT CTGCCCGCCTTAAGTGCCGATGGTAAGGCCACAAGCCCTCTAAGTGTCCTGGAAGTCTCCGATCCGAAGCTGTGCATCCTAGTGCACTTGATGAGTCCCCTGGAGGCCATAGATCCGGTGATGGAGTCGCCACTAGCGCATCCGCTGCTCAAACAGCGCTCCATTGCCGCCGAATTGGTGACCGAAGTGCAGCAGGCCAATACGGCAGTGGGCGGAATGCTGCTGGCCAACATGGAGAAGAGCT CTGAGTTCCCCTTCATCTCGTACTACCTGATCAATACGCTGCAAACGGATCCTTCCAGCTTCTATGCTGGCCTGCGCGTCTCCTCGCTGTCCAAGTTTGAGCCAAAGGCCCTCAA ATACACTGCCGCCCACACACTGGATCTGTACAGCGAGGTGGCTGCCATTTGCCGGCCGCCGTTGGTTTTGCCCTCCAACGAGGTGGGCAGCTTCAAGAAGTCGCAGACCGCGGCCACCGGCTACATTATTAGCGTGTTCAAG GTTTTCGAGGGCGACGATGGCGAACGATTCGAAAAGAACTGGCTCTACTGGACTGGAGCACGGATGTTGTACAG GTACCTGCCACGTGCCGCGGGCTTGAGGCGCATCGCCCTGCACAAGAGCACCTCGCAGAAGGGCGACAAGATGTATCTGCTGGTTTGCGAGTGCGCCGAGCTGCTGAAGGACATCTCGCTGGCCGCCTTCCTGATTCCGGCGCTGCGGGCGCGGCTGTGCGGATACACCGGACTCTATCGACCAATACAGGCCTTCTAG